The Sediminispirochaeta bajacaliforniensis DSM 16054 genome has a segment encoding these proteins:
- a CDS encoding nitroreductase family protein yields MDIDQLIAKSRSFRRFDGSRAIEKATVLQLIDLARKSPSGANRQPLKFHVSVDKGLNERIYPTLAWAGYLQDWEGPIESERPTAYVTILLDKEISQSAGVDHGIAAWSILLGATARGLGGCMIASIRKKELAAVLELDQNRFDILLVVALGKPVEQVMLEDIGTDGEIRYWRDNEDVHHVPKRRLDDITIG; encoded by the coding sequence GTGGATATCGACCAATTAATTGCGAAAAGTCGCAGCTTTCGCCGTTTCGATGGTAGCCGTGCAATTGAGAAGGCTACGGTGCTTCAGCTGATCGACCTTGCTCGTAAAAGTCCGAGCGGCGCAAACCGTCAACCGTTAAAATTCCATGTTTCCGTGGATAAAGGTCTCAACGAACGCATATACCCAACCCTGGCCTGGGCCGGATATCTGCAAGATTGGGAAGGACCAATCGAATCGGAACGGCCCACCGCATACGTCACTATTCTTCTGGATAAAGAGATATCTCAGAGTGCCGGAGTCGACCACGGCATCGCTGCCTGGTCCATTCTTCTTGGCGCAACAGCCCGTGGCCTCGGCGGCTGCATGATAGCATCAATCAGAAAAAAAGAACTTGCCGCTGTACTTGAACTGGATCAGAATCGTTTCGATATCCTTCTGGTTGTCGCACTCGGCAAGCCTGTCGAACAAGTGATGCTTGAGGATATAGGAACTGACGGCGAGATACGCTACTGGAGGGACAACGAAGATGTGCATCACGTTCCCAAACGCCGGCTTGACGATATCACCATAGGATAG
- a CDS encoding AAA family ATPase: MAQELENRVQKSSEELQKLREEIGKRIIGQSEMVDGILMALMAGGHVLLEGVPGLAKTLAVRTVAEVFDAGFKRLQFTPDLLPADLIGTLTYRQNSGEFVPRKGPIFTNIVLADEINRAPAKVQSALLEAMEERQVTIGDTSHPLPDPFFVLATQNPIEQEGTYPLPEAQLDRFVMKLLLDYPTDHEELEILRRMGKQQELPVRPILRPEHLLALRQTAEAVMIDERIEEYIVSIVAASRMKDSNPRSHSRFIDFGASPRGTLALYRCSKISALFEGRTFVIPDDVKSVAYPILRHRLVLSYEAEAEEMRADDVIRLLLKYVPVP, encoded by the coding sequence ATGGCCCAAGAATTGGAAAACCGCGTACAAAAATCTTCCGAGGAGTTGCAAAAGCTCCGGGAAGAGATAGGAAAACGGATTATCGGTCAATCGGAAATGGTTGATGGTATATTAATGGCCCTCATGGCCGGAGGCCATGTTCTGCTTGAGGGTGTTCCCGGTTTAGCCAAGACCCTCGCGGTACGAACCGTCGCCGAAGTTTTCGACGCCGGTTTTAAGCGCCTCCAATTTACTCCCGACCTCCTCCCTGCTGATTTGATCGGTACCTTAACCTATCGTCAGAATTCAGGAGAATTTGTGCCTCGTAAGGGGCCCATATTTACCAACATTGTTCTTGCCGATGAAATCAATCGTGCACCGGCTAAGGTTCAATCTGCCTTGCTTGAGGCCATGGAAGAGCGGCAGGTTACCATTGGCGATACCTCGCATCCCTTGCCCGATCCTTTTTTCGTTTTGGCGACGCAGAACCCGATAGAGCAGGAGGGAACCTATCCGCTTCCGGAGGCCCAGCTCGACCGCTTCGTTATGAAGCTGCTGCTCGATTATCCCACAGACCATGAGGAGCTTGAAATCCTTAGAAGAATGGGCAAACAGCAAGAGCTTCCGGTTCGGCCTATTCTTCGTCCCGAACACTTGCTTGCCCTCAGGCAAACCGCCGAAGCGGTGATGATCGATGAGCGGATCGAGGAATATATCGTCTCTATTGTCGCCGCAAGCAGAATGAAGGATAGCAATCCAAGAAGCCACAGCCGGTTTATCGATTTCGGTGCTTCACCACGGGGTACCCTTGCTCTCTACCGGTGCAGTAAAATTTCGGCTCTCTTTGAGGGACGGACCTTTGTTATTCCCGACGATGTGAAATCCGTTGCCTATCCGATTCTGCGTCATCGGCTGGTTCTCTCTTATGAAGCAGAGGCTGAGGAGATGCGGGCCGATGATGTAATACGGCTTCTGCTCAAATACGTTCCCGTTCCCTGA
- a CDS encoding DUF58 domain-containing protein, with the protein MDSLELFARIKNLPLVSSRLVEGVLSGNYRSLFKGPGLEFDEVREYAEGDDSRFIDWNVSSRMGQPYVKTFREEREMALFLVIDVSASLGFGNGKLSKQETVATLAALLAFSAVHNNDRVGAAFFSDRIEKWVPPRKGRNQIFRLAGDIMEVEPKGKGSDLALALRGVHESVKRRGICVIISDFRTAPCWREMSLVAKRHDVIAIRIEDPSDKDFPVPGFAQLRDPETDGVLPAFGASSRFRREYREFWETHRIYWDRECRRRGISTLTVSTDDDPIESLFAFFRRRRRR; encoded by the coding sequence ATGGATAGTCTCGAGCTTTTTGCACGAATAAAGAACCTTCCTCTTGTTTCTTCCCGACTCGTCGAGGGGGTTTTGTCGGGCAATTATCGGTCGCTGTTCAAGGGGCCGGGGCTTGAATTCGACGAGGTTCGGGAGTATGCCGAGGGGGATGATTCTCGTTTTATCGATTGGAATGTTTCGTCACGAATGGGGCAGCCCTACGTCAAAACATTTCGGGAAGAGCGGGAGATGGCACTCTTCCTTGTCATTGATGTTTCTGCGTCTTTGGGTTTTGGTAACGGAAAATTGAGCAAGCAGGAGACGGTTGCAACCCTTGCCGCTTTGCTCGCCTTTAGTGCGGTTCACAATAACGACCGGGTTGGCGCGGCCTTTTTTTCCGATCGAATAGAAAAATGGGTCCCTCCCCGAAAGGGTCGCAACCAGATTTTCCGTCTTGCCGGCGATATCATGGAAGTGGAACCCAAAGGGAAAGGATCCGACCTCGCCCTTGCCCTCAGAGGGGTTCATGAGTCTGTAAAACGGCGGGGGATCTGCGTCATTATCAGTGATTTTCGAACTGCGCCCTGCTGGCGGGAGATGAGCCTTGTCGCCAAGCGTCACGACGTTATTGCAATCCGCATTGAAGATCCCAGCGACAAGGATTTTCCCGTACCAGGCTTTGCACAACTTCGCGATCCCGAAACGGATGGAGTTTTACCCGCTTTCGGGGCATCGTCACGCTTCCGCCGAGAGTATCGGGAGTTCTGGGAAACACACCGCATCTATTGGGACAGGGAATGCCGGAGACGGGGAATCTCAACCCTTACGGTTTCGACCGACGATGATCCTATTGAGAGCCTATTTGCGTTTTTCCGGCGGAGGAGACGGCGGTGA
- a CDS encoding vWA domain-containing protein, with product MITFDQPGILLFLAVLPPAMFLTYGWKRRGGLLPLSFTMWERDRFESPLFFHRFLLFLANVSLWLGVASLIVALAGPRLVEREKIYLHRGVDIVFVLDQSPSMIVRDFGGDTRFDTAKHAIRTFVEGREHDPLGLVIFGDEAALVTPPTLDYTSFLSRMDSVRVMKLGRGSALGLGMAVATVHLEKSSAERKVMVIVSDGENNAGEITPESAARVAASLGIRIYAVGVGGEGSVAIEFTDPETGKSYRGTYEGKVDMDLLKTVTESTGGQAFLAGSPGALSQVFREIDALESVELRSTTDISSEPVHHLLIRLGLWLLVFYAFVKRLFFREVL from the coding sequence ATGATCACCTTTGATCAACCGGGAATTCTCCTGTTTTTGGCGGTGCTTCCTCCTGCAATGTTTCTTACCTACGGTTGGAAAAGACGGGGAGGCTTGCTTCCTCTCAGCTTTACCATGTGGGAACGTGATCGCTTCGAGTCACCCCTCTTCTTTCATCGGTTTTTGCTTTTTCTTGCCAATGTATCACTCTGGCTGGGAGTGGCTTCACTTATTGTGGCCCTGGCCGGGCCTCGGCTGGTGGAGCGTGAGAAGATCTACCTTCATCGCGGAGTAGATATCGTTTTTGTGCTTGACCAATCCCCCAGCATGATTGTCAGGGACTTTGGCGGTGATACCCGTTTCGATACCGCAAAACATGCAATTCGAACCTTTGTAGAGGGGCGGGAACACGATCCCCTCGGTTTGGTAATCTTTGGAGATGAGGCTGCCCTTGTAACCCCTCCGACCCTCGATTATACATCCTTTCTTTCACGAATGGACTCCGTACGGGTGATGAAATTGGGACGCGGTAGCGCCCTCGGCCTTGGAATGGCCGTTGCCACTGTCCATCTGGAAAAGAGCAGTGCCGAGAGAAAAGTGATGGTCATAGTTTCCGATGGAGAAAATAATGCGGGAGAGATCACACCTGAATCGGCAGCCAGAGTCGCAGCCTCTCTCGGCATCCGAATATATGCGGTCGGAGTAGGCGGTGAGGGTAGTGTTGCAATCGAATTTACCGATCCTGAAACGGGAAAAAGTTATAGAGGAACCTACGAGGGAAAGGTTGATATGGATCTTCTGAAAACGGTAACGGAAAGCACTGGCGGGCAGGCTTTTCTCGCCGGATCTCCAGGAGCCCTGTCACAGGTTTTTCGGGAAATTGATGCCCTCGAATCTGTAGAGCTACGATCCACAACCGATATTTCATCAGAGCCTGTACACCATCTTCTCATTCGGCTTGGCTTATGGCTGCTCGTTTTTTATGCATTCGTCAAGCGTCTTTTTTTCAGGGAGGTGCTGTGA
- a CDS encoding VWA domain-containing protein, translating into MVQNPGSAFLFLLFLPLFWSIGRSLVVGKRLFRSFRDGSSPRSLYDVFLIKWFFSSFFLILFLLFTILALMGFTGTGIDSEQFPEKKDVVFAVDLSRSMLASDVVPSRLERTKVLIRTVLDNSSGNRYGLVVFTDLGLVMVPVTEDLQSLVSAVDVLSPDLLSSAGTNVAAGISTAGQAFPGGERRQRLIVVFSDGEEHSGDPKEITASLRRDHHITTSVIALGSADGAVVPAADGGAMQDEEGNPVRSKVNTILLQSVAATGEGSFIDGGDADALKQLRKLLGYKPGSGVRLTRDTLYRPFLALALLFLLLHVLVRMVPWRKK; encoded by the coding sequence ATGGTGCAGAATCCGGGGAGTGCCTTTCTATTCCTACTTTTTCTTCCTCTTTTCTGGAGTATCGGTCGTAGCCTTGTTGTCGGAAAGAGACTCTTCCGTTCCTTCCGCGACGGTTCCTCTCCCCGTTCTTTATACGATGTGTTTCTTATTAAATGGTTTTTTTCTTCGTTTTTCTTAATTCTTTTCCTTTTGTTTACCATTCTTGCTCTCATGGGCTTTACCGGCACAGGAATCGATTCGGAACAGTTTCCCGAAAAGAAAGATGTGGTTTTTGCCGTCGATCTTTCTCGAAGTATGCTTGCCTCCGACGTAGTCCCTTCACGTCTGGAACGCACGAAGGTGCTTATCAGAACGGTTCTGGACAACAGTTCCGGCAATCGTTACGGTTTGGTGGTCTTTACTGATCTTGGTCTGGTGATGGTTCCTGTTACCGAGGATTTACAATCATTGGTGTCGGCGGTCGATGTCCTGAGTCCTGATTTGCTCTCTTCCGCCGGTACCAATGTGGCTGCCGGTATTTCCACTGCAGGCCAGGCGTTTCCTGGGGGAGAGAGGCGGCAACGTCTGATTGTTGTTTTTTCCGATGGAGAAGAACATAGCGGTGACCCCAAAGAGATCACAGCCTCATTACGGCGGGATCATCACATTACGACCAGTGTTATTGCTCTTGGGAGTGCTGATGGAGCGGTCGTTCCGGCTGCCGATGGTGGGGCCATGCAGGATGAAGAGGGAAATCCTGTACGCAGTAAAGTGAATACCATTCTCCTCCAGTCTGTTGCTGCGACAGGAGAAGGGAGTTTTATCGACGGTGGCGATGCCGATGCACTGAAGCAATTGCGCAAGCTGCTTGGCTACAAACCGGGCAGTGGCGTCCGTCTTACCAGAGATACCCTTTATCGTCCTTTTCTCGCCCTTGCCCTGCTTTTTCTTCTTTTACATGTTTTGGTGAGGATGGTACCATGGCGAAAAAAATGA
- a CDS encoding tetratricopeptide repeat protein: MAKKMTRLVLLFSLLWLLTACDSPETHLAVLQGNYAFARGEYHEATFKYLQALDFDRWKNRVHYNLGNVYHELGEDDAALQEWELASSDQDKELSFRIAFNQGVLFFGQGHYQEAYDAFRRALIFHPASVDAKINLEHALRKISRKRQEQQTESPQAALPEAKGESERILDYVRRSESFTWSSAPEADHDKGAQQW; encoded by the coding sequence ATGGCGAAAAAAATGACACGGCTCGTTCTTCTCTTTTCGCTTCTATGGCTTCTCACCGCTTGTGACAGCCCCGAGACCCACCTTGCCGTACTTCAGGGAAATTATGCCTTTGCCCGGGGAGAGTATCACGAAGCGACCTTTAAATATCTGCAGGCATTGGATTTCGATAGGTGGAAAAATCGTGTTCACTACAACCTTGGGAATGTTTACCATGAGCTTGGTGAAGATGATGCAGCACTTCAGGAGTGGGAACTTGCTTCCTCCGATCAGGATAAAGAGCTTTCTTTTCGAATTGCCTTTAATCAGGGGGTCCTTTTTTTCGGCCAGGGGCACTATCAGGAGGCCTATGATGCTTTCCGCCGGGCTCTTATCTTCCATCCCGCTTCTGTCGATGCCAAAATAAACCTGGAACATGCATTAAGAAAAATTTCCCGCAAACGCCAGGAGCAGCAGACGGAAAGCCCCCAGGCCGCCTTACCTGAGGCAAAGGGAGAATCCGAGCGGATTCTCGACTATGTACGGCGGAGCGAGTCCTTCACCTGGAGTTCGGCTCCTGAGGCTGACCACGATAAGGGGGCGCAGCAGTGGTAG